A window of Sphingomonas adhaesiva contains these coding sequences:
- a CDS encoding globin-coupled sensor protein, with amino-acid sequence MPSTSKNLAQKLAHFGFSTADYRLFPTIRRAIQRFAPDALRHLYDHIRSQPDASAFFGSSQAMDHARDKQLEHWLALFAGTPDDRYEARAQQIGNVHARIGLSPSWYISSYARILSDILPRMLRWSPTRPFARREAAATLLVRTALMDMEIALSAYFTAEQAARRDVTDRLSRALTALAQGDFSRPLEDVPADYAQIATDFEEMRTRVCATLTEVTGAATRITASSGEINQASSDLSMRTEQQAATLEQTAAAMQEITATVDDTATSSARANQAVATMRGQIEASGALVGDAIGAMRRIEASSGEISEIIAVIDGIAFQTNLLALNAGVEAARAGDAGKGFAVVASEVRALAQRSADAARDVKARITGSGEQVEEGVRLVTRTADALGQIVTHITEVSGLVSGIAQAAEAQAGSLRQVNTAVGEMDGVTQQNAAMVEEATAAARSLAGEAQELSQRVSTFRLGTGGSAARRVAPAPAPAPAAPVVHRMRAAIVGSTAVQEDWSSF; translated from the coding sequence GTGCCGTCGACGTCCAAGAATCTCGCGCAGAAGCTTGCGCATTTCGGCTTTTCGACCGCCGATTACCGGCTGTTCCCGACGATTCGTCGCGCCATCCAGCGCTTCGCGCCGGACGCGCTGCGCCATCTCTACGACCATATCCGCAGCCAGCCGGACGCCAGCGCCTTCTTCGGCTCGTCGCAGGCGATGGATCACGCCCGCGACAAGCAGCTGGAGCATTGGCTCGCGCTGTTCGCCGGCACGCCCGACGACCGATATGAGGCGCGCGCGCAGCAGATCGGCAACGTCCATGCCCGCATCGGCCTTTCCCCCAGCTGGTATATCAGCAGCTACGCGCGCATCCTCTCCGACATCCTGCCGCGGATGCTGCGCTGGTCGCCGACGCGCCCCTTCGCGCGGCGCGAGGCGGCGGCGACCTTGCTGGTGCGCACCGCGCTGATGGACATGGAAATCGCGCTGTCCGCCTATTTCACCGCCGAGCAGGCCGCGCGCCGCGACGTGACCGACCGGCTCAGCCGCGCGCTGACCGCGCTGGCGCAGGGCGATTTCAGCCGTCCGCTGGAGGATGTGCCCGCCGATTACGCGCAGATCGCGACCGATTTCGAGGAAATGCGCACCCGCGTCTGCGCCACGCTCACCGAGGTGACGGGCGCCGCGACCCGAATCACCGCCTCGTCCGGCGAGATCAACCAGGCGTCGAGCGATCTGTCGATGCGCACCGAGCAGCAGGCCGCCACGCTGGAGCAGACCGCCGCGGCGATGCAGGAAATCACCGCCACGGTCGACGATACCGCCACCTCCAGCGCGCGCGCCAATCAGGCGGTCGCCACGATGCGCGGCCAGATCGAGGCATCGGGCGCGCTGGTCGGCGACGCGATCGGCGCGATGCGACGGATCGAGGCGTCGTCGGGCGAAATCTCGGAGATCATCGCGGTCATCGACGGCATCGCCTTCCAGACCAACCTGCTGGCGCTCAACGCGGGCGTCGAGGCGGCACGCGCAGGCGACGCGGGCAAGGGCTTTGCGGTGGTGGCGAGCGAAGTCCGCGCGCTCGCGCAACGCTCCGCGGACGCCGCCCGGGACGTGAAGGCGCGCATCACCGGCAGCGGCGAACAGGTGGAGGAAGGCGTCCGACTCGTCACCCGCACCGCCGACGCGCTGGGCCAGATCGTGACGCACATCACCGAGGTGAGCGGGCTGGTCTCCGGCATCGCGCAGGCGGCCGAGGCGCAGGCCGGCAGCCTGCGGCAGGTCAACACCGCGGTCGGCGAAATGGACGGCGTGACGCAGCAGAATGCCGCCATGGTGGAGGAAGCCACCGCCGCCGCGCGCAGCCTGGCCGGCGAAGCGCAGGAACTGTCGCAACGCGTCTCCACCTTCCGCCTGGGGACCGGCGGTTCGGCGGCGCGACGCGTCGCGCCCGCCCCGGCCCCCGCGCCGGCCGCCCCCGTCGTCCACCGCATGCGCGCCGCGATCGTCGGCAGCACCGCGGTGCAGGAGGACTGGTCCTCCTTCTGA
- a CDS encoding STAS domain-containing protein, whose protein sequence is MAFALSTRLDTNAAGPLRQSLRQLVEAAQPLTIDGGDVEQIGQACLQVLVAARRAATEQGLAYAVERPSPALTEAATLAALDVLDPA, encoded by the coding sequence ATGGCCTTCGCTCTCTCGACCCGACTCGACACCAACGCGGCAGGACCGCTGCGCCAGTCGCTGCGCCAGCTGGTGGAGGCGGCGCAGCCGCTGACCATCGACGGCGGCGACGTGGAGCAGATCGGGCAGGCCTGCCTTCAGGTGCTGGTCGCCGCGCGCCGCGCCGCCACCGAGCAGGGCCTGGCCTATGCGGTCGAGCGCCCCAGCCCCGCGCTGACCGAGGCCGCGACGCTGGCCGCGCTCGACGTCCTCGACCCCGCCTGA
- a CDS encoding chemotaxis protein CheA, translating into MDLDAIQQIFFQECEEGLAGMEGAFAAIRAEAYDAETINGIFRAVHSIKGGAGAFGHERLQAYTHQYETLLDLLRNGSLALTPPLVDVIVAAFDMLSDHVTAARDGGAAPDDAAMLARLIAAASGEAAAPESAPAPAPAPADAVVADAAPAGVADDFDDLMALLDDMGGAVPPSADDADADADLPGADPATPDWHVHFRPTASAFDNGAEPLLLLRELARMGGRVMSCDTSSVPSLAAMDPNSGYLAWNVALPGTVDGEDIRAVFEFSDSGTITLTQGTPEPAPEPITIATPAPAPVPAPVAAAAPAPEPAPAPAPVAPPAPAAAAAAPAPRPAPAATPAPAPVAAPAAVASQTIRVDLDKLDRLVNLVGELVITQAMLAQRLSGNDMGGCPELTDLDHLTRELQESTMAIRAQPMKTVFSRVPRIIRELEGETGKRVRLDIEGEMTEVDKTVVERIGEPLTHLIRNAVDHGLETTEERIAAGKSAEGVVRLSAAHQSGRIVITVADDGRGIDRTRVRAKAVERGIIPADATLSDEEIDNLIFAPGFSTAATVSNISGRGVGMDVVRKNVQALGGRIGIQSRMGHGSSFSLSLPLTLAVVDGMIVTVGDQTYVIPLSHIVESLRPSDRAVTAIGPDGAVLDVRGSYVPIYPVAEQLSLRGGERDPGKAVLIVVEGANGQAALLVDTIQDQRQVVVKSLEANYQAIEGLAGATILGDGRVALIIDVDALTARRIRPTRGMLQLAHAA; encoded by the coding sequence ATGGACCTGGACGCCATTCAGCAGATCTTCTTCCAGGAATGCGAGGAAGGCCTGGCCGGCATGGAGGGCGCGTTCGCCGCGATCCGTGCAGAGGCCTATGATGCGGAGACGATCAACGGCATCTTCCGCGCGGTCCACTCGATCAAGGGGGGCGCGGGCGCCTTCGGGCACGAGCGGTTGCAGGCCTATACCCATCAGTACGAGACGCTGCTCGACCTGCTGCGCAACGGCTCGCTCGCGCTGACCCCGCCGCTGGTCGACGTCATCGTCGCCGCGTTCGACATGCTCTCCGACCACGTCACCGCCGCGCGCGACGGTGGCGCCGCCCCCGACGATGCGGCGATGCTCGCGCGCCTGATCGCGGCGGCGAGCGGCGAAGCGGCGGCGCCCGAGTCGGCCCCCGCCCCCGCCCCCGCCCCCGCCGACGCGGTGGTCGCGGATGCCGCGCCCGCGGGCGTCGCGGACGATTTCGACGACCTGATGGCGCTGCTCGACGACATGGGCGGCGCCGTGCCGCCGAGCGCCGACGATGCCGACGCCGATGCCGACCTGCCGGGGGCGGATCCGGCCACGCCCGACTGGCACGTCCACTTCCGCCCCACCGCCAGCGCCTTCGACAACGGTGCCGAACCGCTGCTGCTGCTGCGCGAACTGGCGCGGATGGGCGGACGGGTCATGTCCTGCGACACGTCTTCGGTGCCGTCGCTGGCGGCGATGGACCCCAACTCCGGCTATCTCGCGTGGAACGTGGCGCTGCCCGGCACGGTCGACGGCGAGGACATCCGCGCGGTCTTCGAGTTCAGCGACAGCGGCACGATCACGCTGACACAGGGCACCCCGGAGCCCGCGCCCGAGCCGATCACGATCGCAACTCCGGCGCCCGCGCCCGTCCCGGCACCCGTCGCTGCCGCCGCACCGGCACCTGAACCTGCGCCGGCACCGGCGCCGGTGGCCCCGCCCGCGCCTGCCGCCGCCGCCGCCGCGCCGGCTCCCCGCCCCGCCCCCGCGGCTACCCCGGCCCCCGCGCCGGTCGCGGCGCCCGCCGCGGTGGCATCGCAGACGATCCGCGTCGACCTCGACAAGCTCGACCGCCTCGTGAACCTGGTCGGCGAGCTGGTCATCACCCAGGCGATGCTGGCGCAGCGGCTGTCGGGCAACGACATGGGCGGCTGCCCCGAGCTGACCGACCTCGATCACCTGACGCGCGAGTTGCAGGAATCGACCATGGCGATCCGCGCGCAGCCGATGAAGACGGTCTTCAGCCGCGTACCCCGCATCATCCGCGAGCTGGAGGGCGAGACCGGCAAGCGCGTCCGCCTCGATATCGAGGGCGAGATGACCGAGGTCGACAAGACCGTCGTCGAGCGTATAGGCGAGCCGCTGACGCACCTGATCCGCAACGCGGTCGACCACGGTCTGGAGACGACCGAGGAGCGCATCGCCGCGGGCAAGTCCGCGGAAGGCGTCGTCCGCCTGTCGGCCGCGCACCAGTCGGGCCGGATCGTCATCACCGTCGCCGACGACGGCCGCGGCATCGATCGCACGCGCGTCCGCGCCAAGGCGGTCGAGCGCGGCATCATCCCCGCCGACGCGACGCTCAGCGACGAGGAGATCGACAACCTGATCTTCGCGCCCGGCTTCTCCACCGCAGCGACCGTGTCCAACATCTCCGGCCGCGGCGTCGGCATGGACGTGGTGCGCAAGAACGTGCAGGCGCTGGGCGGCCGCATCGGCATCCAGTCGCGCATGGGCCACGGCTCCAGCTTCTCGCTCAGCCTGCCGCTGACGCTTGCGGTGGTGGACGGCATGATCGTCACGGTCGGCGACCAGACCTACGTCATCCCGCTCAGCCATATCGTCGAGAGCCTGCGCCCCAGCGACCGCGCAGTCACCGCGATCGGCCCGGATGGCGCTGTCCTCGACGTGCGCGGCTCGTACGTGCCGATCTACCCCGTCGCCGAGCAGCTGAGCCTGCGCGGGGGCGAGCGCGATCCGGGCAAGGCGGTGCTGATCGTGGTCGAGGGCGCGAACGGCCAGGCCGCGCTGCTCGTCGACACGATCCAGGACCAGCGCCAGGTCGTCGTCAAGAGCCTGGAGGCGAACTATCAGGCGATCGAGGGGCTGGCCGGCGCCACCATCCTGGGCGACGGGCGCGTGGCGCTCATCATCGACGTCGACGCGCTCACCGCGCGCCGCATCCGCCCGACCCGCGGCATGCTCCAGCTGGCGCACGCCGCATGA
- a CDS encoding CheR family methyltransferase: MTAAALPRAPLSREPAREFGFEPADHRAISRMVYEELGILLPDGKAQLVYGRVAPRVRACGLTSVGDYVKLIERDAEERARVFDALTTNHTSFFRESHHFDDFCERMWPKLADRLNQGGRVRLWSAACSSGEEPYTWLMAALGTDRAAAQRLLKRDIKLLATDVSPSVLTTARAGRYSAQTLRTVPAPLHKTWVQGQGDDLSVDPMLREAISFLPLNLLGDWPIKTQFDTIFCRNVMIYFDEPTKARLQARLADRLEVGGMFYIGHSERLVADVAKRFECVGRTAYLKVSA; the protein is encoded by the coding sequence ATGACCGCCGCCGCCCTCCCTCGCGCGCCCCTTTCGCGCGAACCCGCCCGCGAGTTCGGGTTCGAGCCGGCGGACCACCGCGCCATCTCGCGCATGGTCTACGAGGAGCTCGGCATCCTGCTGCCCGACGGCAAGGCGCAGCTGGTCTACGGCCGGGTCGCCCCGCGCGTGCGCGCCTGCGGGCTGACCAGCGTCGGCGACTACGTCAAGCTGATCGAGCGCGACGCGGAGGAGCGCGCCCGCGTCTTCGACGCTCTGACCACGAACCACACCAGCTTCTTTCGCGAAAGCCATCATTTCGACGACTTCTGCGAGCGGATGTGGCCGAAGCTGGCCGACCGCCTCAACCAGGGCGGGCGCGTGCGGCTGTGGTCCGCGGCCTGCTCCAGCGGCGAGGAGCCCTACACCTGGCTCATGGCCGCGCTCGGCACCGATCGCGCCGCGGCGCAGCGGCTGCTGAAGCGCGACATCAAGCTGCTGGCGACCGACGTGTCGCCCAGCGTGCTGACCACCGCGCGCGCCGGCCGGTATTCGGCACAGACGCTGCGCACCGTTCCGGCGCCGCTGCACAAGACGTGGGTCCAGGGTCAGGGCGACGATCTGTCGGTCGACCCGATGCTGCGCGAGGCGATCTCGTTCCTGCCGCTCAACCTGCTCGGCGACTGGCCGATCAAGACGCAGTTCGACACGATCTTCTGCCGCAACGTCATGATCTATTTCGATGAACCGACAAAGGCACGGCTGCAGGCACGGCTGGCCGATCGACTGGAGGTGGGGGGGATGTTCTACATCGGCCATTCAGAGCGGCTGGTCGCCGACGTGGCGAAACGGTTCGAGTGCGTCGGGCGCACCGCTTACCTGAAGGTGAGCGCATGA
- a CDS encoding protein-glutamate methylesterase/protein-glutamine glutaminase has product MSVRTLIVDDSITMQALIRRTLAADPAIEVVGTACSADEARAQIKALDPDVVTLDIEMPGLSGLEFLERLMRLRPTPVVMLSTLTSEGAEASITALELGAFDCFDKLTLRNPDDAIRLPGLVRAASATRNRMAPTPVRAPVPSQDDYVPRDGAMIAVGASTGGVEALIELLSGFPATCPPTVIVQHMPASFTASFAARLNRLCRPTVEEARPGAPLAVGKVYLAPGGDRHLEITGSGTKRMCRLSPGPRVSGHQPSVDQLFHSVARVAGADAVAAILTGMGGDGAEGMLAMRKAGSVTIGQDEATSVVYGMPAVAFRTGAVVQQLPLRKIAARLLQECRA; this is encoded by the coding sequence ATGAGCGTCCGTACCCTGATCGTCGACGATTCGATCACGATGCAGGCGCTGATCCGCCGCACGCTCGCCGCCGACCCCGCGATCGAGGTCGTCGGCACCGCGTGCAGCGCGGACGAGGCGCGCGCGCAGATCAAGGCGCTCGACCCCGACGTCGTCACGCTCGACATCGAGATGCCGGGCCTGTCGGGGCTGGAGTTCCTGGAGCGGCTGATGCGGCTGCGCCCCACCCCCGTCGTCATGCTGTCCACGCTGACGTCCGAGGGGGCCGAGGCGAGCATCACCGCGCTCGAGCTGGGCGCCTTCGACTGTTTCGACAAGCTGACGCTGCGCAACCCGGACGACGCGATCCGCCTCCCCGGGCTGGTCCGCGCCGCCTCCGCCACGCGCAACCGCATGGCGCCCACGCCCGTGCGCGCGCCGGTGCCGTCGCAGGACGATTACGTCCCGCGTGACGGCGCGATGATCGCGGTCGGCGCATCGACCGGCGGCGTGGAGGCGCTGATCGAGCTGCTGTCCGGCTTCCCGGCCACCTGCCCGCCGACCGTCATCGTTCAGCACATGCCCGCCAGCTTCACCGCCAGCTTCGCGGCGCGGCTGAACCGGCTGTGCCGTCCGACCGTGGAGGAGGCGCGCCCCGGTGCGCCGCTCGCCGTGGGCAAGGTCTATCTCGCGCCTGGCGGCGACCGCCATCTGGAGATCACCGGCAGCGGTACGAAGCGGATGTGCCGCCTGTCGCCCGGCCCGCGCGTCAGCGGGCACCAGCCCTCGGTCGACCAGCTGTTCCACTCGGTCGCGCGGGTCGCGGGCGCCGATGCGGTGGCCGCGATCCTGACCGGCATGGGCGGCGACGGCGCGGAGGGGATGCTCGCGATGCGCAAGGCCGGTTCGGTCACGATCGGTCAGGACGAGGCGACCAGCGTCGTCTACGGCATGCCCGCGGTCGCGTTCCGCACCGGCGCGGTCGTGCAGCAGCTGCCGCTGCGCAAGATCGCCGCGCGCCTGCTCCAGGAGTGTCGCGCATGA
- a CDS encoding chemotaxis protein CheD, giving the protein MNALTRQDGFRRVTVAQGETKVSREEDVVLTTVLGSCIAACFYDPIVRVGGINHYLLAEGQAADPASMQRYGLYAMEVLINEMLKMGAVRHRMKARIFGGATMHRGFRDIGGANIAFARRFLQDERIPLVGEDVGGTCARRVEFRAALGLARCRSVTDAPPPVVQRPVRPVAVKPPETTGDVEFF; this is encoded by the coding sequence ATGAACGCGCTGACCAGACAGGACGGCTTTCGCCGTGTGACCGTGGCGCAAGGCGAGACGAAGGTCAGCCGCGAGGAGGACGTGGTGCTCACCACCGTTCTCGGCAGCTGCATCGCGGCCTGCTTCTACGATCCGATCGTGCGCGTCGGCGGGATCAACCATTATCTCCTCGCCGAGGGGCAGGCCGCCGATCCGGCCTCCATGCAGCGCTACGGCCTGTACGCGATGGAAGTCCTCATCAACGAAATGTTGAAGATGGGCGCGGTACGGCACCGCATGAAGGCACGCATTTTCGGAGGCGCCACGATGCACCGCGGGTTCCGCGACATCGGCGGTGCCAACATCGCCTTCGCCCGACGCTTCCTCCAGGACGAGCGGATTCCGCTCGTGGGCGAGGATGTGGGGGGTACGTGTGCGCGGCGGGTGGAGTTTCGTGCCGCGCTCGGACTGGCGCGATGCCGCAGCGTGACCGACGCCCCGCCGCCGGTGGTGCAGCGTCCGGTCAGGCCCGTGGCCGTCAAGCCGCCGGAGACGACCGGCGACGTCGAATTCTTCTGA
- a CDS encoding response regulator: MTKTIMTVDDSPSMRMLLRAALTDLGYHVVEAEDGVHAIETLNDFEPGEEPDLLITDINMPRMDGFGLIERLRDEGNRRMPILVLTTESSDEKKQRARLAGATGWIVKPFHPEKLAAAIRRVLH; encoded by the coding sequence GTGACAAAGACGATCATGACCGTCGACGACTCGCCCAGCATGCGGATGCTGCTGCGCGCGGCGCTGACCGACCTCGGCTACCACGTGGTGGAAGCGGAGGACGGCGTTCACGCGATCGAGACGCTGAACGACTTCGAACCGGGCGAGGAGCCCGACCTGCTCATCACCGACATCAACATGCCGCGGATGGACGGGTTCGGGTTGATCGAGCGCCTGCGCGACGAGGGCAATCGGCGCATGCCGATCCTGGTGCTGACCACCGAAAGCTCCGACGAGAAGAAGCAGCGCGCGCGCCTGGCCGGCGCCACCGGCTGGATCGTCAAGCCCTTCCACCCCGAAAAGCTCGCCGCCGCCATCCGGCGCGTGCTGCACTGA
- a CDS encoding chemotaxis protein CheW: MDTNTGSRQLITFQLGDQYLGVDIMAIREIRAWSPATPLPNVPEYVRGVVNLRGVVLPVLDLRYRLGWGMTEPSARHVIIVVRIGDQLQGIIVDAVNDIVSVSADNMQPLPDMGDADAAHFLDGLATIDQRLILVLALDRLVERVAMADAA; encoded by the coding sequence ATGGACACCAACACCGGCTCGCGCCAGCTCATCACCTTCCAGCTCGGCGATCAGTATCTCGGCGTCGACATCATGGCGATCCGCGAGATCCGCGCCTGGTCGCCCGCGACCCCGCTGCCCAACGTGCCCGAATATGTGCGCGGCGTGGTGAACCTGCGCGGCGTGGTGCTGCCGGTGCTCGACCTGCGCTACCGCCTGGGCTGGGGCATGACCGAGCCGAGCGCGCGCCACGTCATCATCGTCGTGCGCATCGGCGACCAGTTGCAGGGCATCATCGTCGATGCGGTCAACGACATCGTATCGGTGTCGGCCGACAACATGCAGCCGCTGCCCGACATGGGCGATGCGGATGCGGCGCACTTCCTGGATGGCCTGGCCACGATCGACCAGCGGCTGATCCTGGTGCTGGCGCTGGATCGCCTGGTCGAGCGCGTCGCGATGGCCGACGCTGCCTGA
- a CDS encoding chemotaxis protein CheB, translating to MAGTKVLVVDDSLTMRALISGALERIPGVEVVGMADGAAEARELVASARPDVMTLDVEMPGMSGLEYLAEIMETKPMPVIMFSTRTQEGAAESIEALRLGAIDCFPKPRVAAPAELDVIIKKLAKRLKAAKKAELKGPKSAKSGAQHPPIDWNGRLLLVGGDASNTKTLFDMFATFPANCPPTVVVQHLGVGMVESMAEKLAEQVAPRVVIAADGMKLEQGTIYLAPPGDAHVVVDQWPEGSLRLLPREPVAGERPSISLLFASAAKAAAANAVGVLMLDANEDGAGGLKALSAAGGYAFTPAEEGGFTLQRGMVSQAVATDALTAGVMKLCAK from the coding sequence ATGGCCGGAACGAAGGTATTGGTGGTCGATGATTCGCTGACGATGCGAGCGCTGATCTCCGGCGCGCTGGAGCGGATTCCGGGCGTGGAGGTAGTCGGCATGGCCGATGGCGCGGCCGAGGCGCGCGAGCTGGTCGCCTCCGCCCGCCCCGACGTGATGACGCTGGACGTCGAGATGCCCGGGATGAGCGGGCTCGAATATCTGGCGGAGATCATGGAGACCAAGCCCATGCCCGTCATCATGTTCTCGACCCGGACGCAGGAGGGGGCGGCCGAGTCGATCGAGGCATTGCGGCTCGGCGCGATCGACTGTTTCCCGAAGCCGCGCGTGGCCGCGCCGGCGGAGCTGGACGTCATCATCAAGAAGCTGGCCAAGCGGCTGAAGGCGGCGAAGAAGGCCGAGCTGAAGGGGCCGAAGTCGGCGAAGTCGGGCGCGCAGCATCCGCCGATCGACTGGAACGGGCGCCTGCTGCTGGTCGGCGGCGACGCATCGAACACCAAGACGCTGTTCGACATGTTCGCCACCTTCCCCGCCAACTGCCCGCCGACCGTCGTCGTCCAGCACCTGGGCGTCGGCATGGTCGAAAGCATGGCGGAGAAGCTGGCCGAGCAGGTCGCGCCCAGGGTCGTGATCGCGGCGGACGGCATGAAGCTGGAACAGGGCACGATCTACCTGGCGCCCCCGGGCGACGCGCATGTCGTCGTCGATCAATGGCCGGAGGGCAGTCTGCGCCTCCTTCCGCGCGAGCCGGTGGCGGGCGAGCGCCCCTCGATCTCGCTGCTGTTCGCCTCCGCGGCGAAGGCGGCGGCCGCCAATGCGGTCGGCGTGCTGATGCTCGATGCGAACGAGGACGGCGCCGGCGGGCTGAAGGCGCTGTCCGCGGCCGGCGGCTATGCCTTCACCCCGGCGGAAGAGGGCGGCTTCACGCTCCAGCGCGGCATGGTGTCGCAGGCGGTGGCCACCGACGCGCTGACCGCGGGCGTCATGAAGCTGTGCGCGAAATGA
- a CDS encoding ATP-binding cassette domain-containing protein, with protein sequence MSFDVDVALRRGDATVAARFVAGDGLTVLAGPSGIGKTTLLHMIAGLLTPDRGHVRVAGRTLFDAATNVPPDRRSAGYVFQDARLFPHRRVRANMLYGARDAGRLAEVAATLDIAHLLDRWPRTLSGGEARRVAIARALLSEPAFLLLDEPLSSLDPARREEAMRAIERVRDSERRPILMVTHDRAEAERLGDRVIDIGPSSRT encoded by the coding sequence GTGTCCTTTGACGTCGATGTCGCGCTGCGCCGGGGGGATGCGACCGTCGCGGCGCGGTTCGTCGCCGGCGACGGGCTGACGGTGCTGGCGGGGCCCTCGGGGATCGGCAAGACGACGCTGCTGCATATGATCGCGGGGCTGCTGACGCCCGATCGCGGGCATGTGCGGGTGGCGGGGCGGACGCTGTTCGACGCGGCGACCAACGTGCCGCCCGATCGCAGGAGCGCCGGCTATGTCTTTCAGGATGCGCGTTTGTTCCCGCATCGCCGCGTTCGTGCGAACATGCTCTACGGCGCGCGCGACGCAGGCCGGCTGGCGGAGGTGGCGGCGACGCTGGACATCGCGCATCTGCTGGATCGCTGGCCGCGGACGCTGTCGGGCGGCGAGGCGCGGCGGGTGGCGATCGCGCGGGCGCTGCTGAGCGAGCCGGCGTTCCTGCTGCTCGACGAGCCGCTGTCGTCGCTCGATCCGGCGCGACGCGAGGAGGCGATGCGCGCGATCGAGCGGGTGCGCGACAGCGAGCGCCGCCCGATCCTGATGGTGACGCACGACCGCGCAGAGGCGGAGCGGCTGGGAGACCGGGTGATCGATATCGGGCCGTCATCCCGGACGTGA
- the modB gene encoding molybdate ABC transporter permease subunit produces the protein MSDDLAAIVRLTLLIGGSATLAMLPVAFALAWLLARGRFPGKVLLDGMIHLPLVVPPVVTGWLLLLAFAPNGPVGSVLERWFGVSVLFRWTGAAIAAGVMALPLMVRAMRLSIEAVDRRLEEAARTLGAGRWRTFATITLPLAAPGVAAGAVLGFARSIGEFGATITFVSNVPGETQTLPLAIYAALQRPGGEAEVWRLAGMSVALSLVALIVSEALVRRAGRGVRVL, from the coding sequence TTGAGCGACGATCTTGCCGCGATCGTGCGGCTGACCCTGTTGATCGGGGGGAGCGCGACGCTGGCGATGCTGCCGGTCGCGTTCGCACTGGCCTGGCTGCTCGCGCGCGGGCGGTTTCCCGGCAAGGTCCTGCTCGACGGGATGATCCATCTGCCGCTGGTGGTGCCGCCGGTGGTGACCGGCTGGCTGCTGCTGCTGGCCTTTGCGCCGAACGGGCCGGTGGGATCGGTGCTGGAGCGCTGGTTCGGGGTCAGCGTGCTGTTCCGCTGGACCGGCGCGGCGATCGCCGCCGGGGTCATGGCGCTGCCGCTGATGGTGCGCGCGATGCGGCTGTCGATCGAGGCGGTCGACCGGCGGCTGGAGGAAGCCGCGCGCACGCTGGGGGCGGGGCGCTGGCGCACCTTCGCGACGATCACGCTGCCGCTCGCCGCGCCCGGCGTCGCGGCGGGCGCGGTGCTGGGCTTCGCACGGTCGATCGGCGAGTTCGGCGCGACGATCACCTTCGTCTCGAACGTGCCGGGCGAGACTCAGACGCTGCCGCTCGCGATCTACGCCGCGCTCCAGCGGCCCGGCGGCGAGGCGGAGGTGTGGCGGCTGGCGGGAATGTCGGTCGCGCTGTCGCTGGTCGCGCTGATCGTGTCGGAGGCGCTGGTGCGGCGGGCGGGGAGGGGCGTGCGTGTCCTTTGA